The genomic segment GCCGACCACGCGCAGCTGCCCGGTCGGCAAGCGCTGCTCGCCGAGATGCGACTTGACCGCTACCGGCTCGCCGGCGTGACCGGCGACGCGGACGCGGCGATCGACCTGAGTGAACGGGCACTGGCAAGCGTTCCGGCCAACCACCCCGGCCGCTCACGGTTCCTTGCCACCACCTGCGCCGCCCACCTCGAACGCGGGGTCACCGCGCTGGATCCGGGCCAGCTCCGCGACCTCTCCGCCCGGGTCGTCGAGACACTGGGCGCGGCACCTCTCGACCGCACGACCGCCCACCATGCCGCCGGCTCACTCGCGCTCGCGACCGGCGACGCACCGCTGGCCGTCAAGCTACTCGACCAGGCGGTCGCGCTGCTACCGTCCGTGGCGCCACGGGAAGCCGGATGGGCCGACCAGCAGCACCGGTACGGCCGGCTCGCAGGGCTCGTCGGCGACGCCGTGGCCGCACACTGCGCGGCCGGCGACCCCAGCGGGGCGGTCGAGGTCGCCGAGCTAGGTCGAGGCGTGCTACTCGCGAGTCAGGCGAACACCCGCGTCGACTTGGTGGAGCTGGCCGAACACAACCCACGCCTCGCGGACCGGTTCGGTTGGGTGTGCGAAAGACTCAACACGCCGGACTTCCCCGTCGACGAGCGACGGCGGTGGTGGGCCGACTACGACGCGCTGCTCGCCGAAATCCGGCAACTGCCCCGTCTGGAGAGGTTCCTGGCCGCACCGCGCCACACGGACCTACGCCTTGCCGTAACGGGTGGCCGCGCGGTACTGGTCAACGCGAGCCGGCACCGCAGCGACGCGGTCATCATCCAACCGGACACCCCGCCGTCACTGGTCGAACTGCCCGCCCTACGACTGTCCGACGTCAACGCTCGCGTATCAAGACTCCTCGACGCTTTCGAAGGCCAGCCGTCGCCGGCGACCGCACGGCGCCGCAGCGGAGTCGTACGCGAGATCCTGGCCTGGCTAGCCGAGGTCGTCGTGGACCCGGTTGTCGCCGCGCTGACCGTCACGGAGGCGGCACCGTGCCGGGTGTGGTGGCTTCCGACCGGCCCGCTCGGTCTACTCCCGCTACACGCGGCCGGCACCGCCCCCGACCTGCTCGTCTCCTCCTACACACCGTCCCTGCGCGCCCTGCGAGCAACCCGTACACGGCCACCCGCCACCCAGCGCCTACGCCTCACCGTGGCACTACCGCACACACCCGGTCTTCCCGACCTACCCGCAGCCTCCCGCGAGGCCGCCGCGCTTGGCAGCACCGTACTCACCGGCGAACAGGCCACCGCCGACCGAGTAGTGCCAGCCATCAAGGCCGCCACATGGGCACACTTCGCCTGCCACAACGTCCTCGACCCAATCTCCCAGACCGACAGTGGCCTGCGACTGTTCGACCGGACACTGCGCCTACCCGAGATCGGCAGCCTCCAGCTACCCGAAGCGGAACTCGCCTACCTGTCCGCCTGCTCCACCGCCAACCACGGCATCCGATACGCCGACGAAGTGCTGCACCCGGTATCCGCCTTCCAACTCGCCGGCTTCCGGCACGTGGTGGCATGCCTATGGCCACTCGACGACAGCACCGCCCTCAAAGCCGCCCGCGCCTTCTACCGCGGGCTGCCCGACTCACCCGCTGCAGACGACGCCGCCGCGGTCCTGCACCAGGTAACCCGCCACCTACGCGCGACGAACCCAGACCGCCCCGACCTCTGGGCCCCGTTCATCCACAGCGGGCCATAATTCCACGCCCCATGGCGCCTCTTGAAGCATGGTTTGCGGGTCGGTCGGCGCGAGCGGGGTGTGTCGATTTCCGTGACGCGGAGAAGCTCGTCACCAATGTGTCGGGCTCAACCCGAAGGTGCGCCAGTCCGACTCGGCACCGGTGCACGGCCGGATCAGCATGGCCGGACGGGTGCACGTGCGCGGCGTCCTGGTCGAAGCCGCCTGGTCCGCCACCCGCGCTCCCGGCCCGTTGCGTGCGTTCTTCAGCGGATGTCACGGCGCGCGGGCCGTCGATACCGTGGTGCGGAACGTCTGCCGGTACACCGTTGGTGAGACCCCGATCGCGCCGGTCAGGTGCTGGCGGAGGGAGGCGGCGGTGCCGAAGCCGGCTTCGGTGGCGACCCGGTCGACCGGTAGGTCGGTCGTCTCCAGCAGCCGGCGGGCGTGTTCGACCCGTTGCCGTGCGAGCCACTGCACCGGTGTCATGCCGACCTCGGCGCGGAAGCGTCGCGAGAACGTGCGGACGCTCATGCGGGCGTGCCGGGCGAATTCGGTGAGGGTGATCGGCCGGTGTAGCTGGCCGAGCGCCCACTGCCGGGTCTCGGACGTGGTCGTGGTTGCCGGTTCGGGCACCGGACGGTCGATGAACTGTGCCTGGCCGCCCTCGCGCCACGGCGGCACGACGCACAGCCGGGCCACCCGGTTGGCGGCGGCGCTGCCGTGGTCGCGGCGTACGAGGTGCAGACACAGATCGACGCCGGAGGCGACGCCGGCCGCGGTGAGCACCTCCCCGTCGTCGGTGAAGAGCACATCGGCATCGACCTGTACGTCCGGGAAGGTCCGCTGGAAGTGTTCGGCGTTGTTCCAGTGTGTCGTCGCCGGTCGGCCGTCGAGCAGGCCGGCGGCGGCCAGCACGTACGAGGCTGTGCAGATCGACACGATGCGGGTACCCGGCCGCAGCCGGCGCAGCGCCGCCGCGACGGGCTCGGGTAGCCAGTCCTGGTCGTCGACCGGATCGCACACGAAGGGCGGTAGCACCAGTGTGTCGGCCGTGTCGATCGCCTCGGGGCCGTGTTGGACGGCCACGGTGAAGTCCGCGCTGGTGGCGACTGGTCCGCCGTCGATGCTGCAGGTGACGACCTGGTACAGGGGTTCGTCGTCGGGGCCGGCAGCGGTACCGAAGATACGGACCGGAATGCTCAGCTCGAACGGGTACACGCCGTCGAGCGCCAGGACGACCACGCGATGCATGGCCAGATCCTTTCACATATTGGCGATCCGGCCACTCGAACCGCGACCACCGTGCCGACAGGCTGGATCGCACACAGCTGAGGACCTACAGAGGGGCTTGCGATGCGTGCGATCGAACAGGACCGGCTCGGCGGGCCCGAGGTCCTCAAGCTGGTGGAGGTCGAACCTCCCGAGCCCGGACCGGCGGAGGTACTGGTCCGCGTCCACGCGGTCGGGGTCAACCCGACCGACTATTGGCACCGGGCGACCGGCGGCCTGCTCGGCCGGCCGGTGCGGCTGGGCTGGGACCTGTCCGGCGTGGTCGAGGCCACCGGTGCCGGTGCCGCGTTGTACCGGCCTGGTGACGAGGTCTTCGGAGTGCCACGGCTACCGCAGGCGGCCGGTACCTACGCCGAGTACGTCACGGCGCCGTCGCGCCACCTCGCCCGCAAACCCGGCGTGCTGTCCCACGTCGAGGCGGCCGGTTTGGGACTCGCCGGGCTCACCGCCTGGCAGGCCCTCGTCGACGTCGCTGACGTCCGACCGGGCCAGCGCGTACTGGTTCACGCGGCCGCGGGCGGCGTCGGCCACCTCGCCGTGCAGGTGGCCAAGGCGCGCGGCGCGTACGTGATCGGCACCGCGACCGCCGCCAAACACACCTTCGTCGGCGGGTTGGGTGCCGACGAGGTCATCGACTACACCACGACGGACTTCACCGAACGCCTCCACGACCTCGACGTGGTCATCGACCCGATCGGCGGAGAGTACGGGCCGCGCTCACTGCGGACCCTGCGCCCAGGCGGCATCCTGGTCGCCCTTGCCTCACCGGCCGAGACGTACCTGGAGAAGGAGGCAGCGCGGCACGGCAGACGCGCCCGATTCATGATCGTCGAGCCGGACCGCGCCGGGCTCACATCCCTCGCTCACCTCGTCGCCGTAGGACAGCTCCGCGTGGAGGTGCACACAGTACTGCCCCTCGAACAGGCCGCCGAGGCCCACGAGATCGGCCAGGCCGGCCGTACCACAGGAAAGATCATCCTGAAACCCTGACCTCCCGCGCCAATCCTGCCAAGCCAGAGAGCATCCGCTCATCGGCCACGTCCGGGCGTCCTCGCACCTGCCCACGCCCGAGGTCGCGGTCGCGGAAGATGACGGCGGTGCCAGGGGGTGTTCGTTCTCCGCCATGCAACCCCGCTTGCTTGCGAATCGTCATGGGGCTGTGAGAGTGAAGGAGGGCGGGTGTGAAATCTGACCGTGACGAGCAGTTCCACAACTTCGTGCTCAGTCATCGCGCCGGGCTGGTACGCACGGCGACGCTGCTGACCGCGGGTGACGCGCATCTGGCCGAGGATCTGGTTCAGTCCACCCTGACCAAGCTGTACCTCGCCTGGCCGGCGTTCCGGCGGGCGGACAACGTCGAGGGCTACCTGCGCCGAACCCTCGTCAACGCGTTCACCGACGAACGCCGTCGGTGGTGGCGCCGCCACGAACGTTCGGTAGCGGAACTTCCGGACCGGCCCCGCGCCGAACCGGGCGGCGGCGGCGACCTCGACGACGGCCTGCGCGCGGCCCTTCGCGACCTGCCACCAAAGATGCGCGCCGCGGTGGTTTTCCGCTACTTCTATGACCTTTCCGTAGCCGACACCGCCGACGCCCTCGGCTGCTCCGAGGGAACGGTGAAGAGCCAGACCGCCCGCGCCCTGGACCGGTTGCGGGCCGCCCTTGACGAGTTTTCCCCGATAGGAGTCACCCGATGATGGATCTGCACGACCGGCTTGCCCGGATCGCCGGCCCGGCCGCCGAGCCGTCGGCCGCCGAGGCCGACGCCGACCTGGCCCGGGGCCGCCGGGCGCTGCGCCGTCGCCGGTCCGTCCGCACGCTCGGTGCCTCGGCCTTCGCGGTCGCCGCGCTGGCCGCCGCCGTCACCATCGGCACCCAGACCGGCCCGACCACCACTGCGAACAACGCACCGGCCCAAGTCTTCGCTACCCGCCTCGTGGCCTACGAGGGCAAACAGCCACAAGGCTTCACGATCGACAAAGTCCCAGCGGGCTGGGAGATCCAAGGCGGCGACGCCGCCAATCTGACGATCGCGCCAGAGAACGCGGCGAACAAGAGCCCAAACGTCTACGTCGACAAGATCCTCATCACTCTGCAGCCGAAGAGCGACCACTCCACCCCGACCGGTACGCAGCTCGATGTCGGCGGCAAGCCCGGCGTGCTCAATGCCGCTGAAGGCCAGTACGGCGGCAAGAACCTGTGGGTCAAGCAGCCCGACGGCGTCTGGATGCTGGTGCAGATCTGGGACGCCCGTGGGTGGACCCAGCAGGACATCGTCGAGTTCGCCGACGGGATCCACGTCCAGCCAGGCGTCGTACGCCCCCACGACTGATGCATGCTGTCCGGCCGCTGGCGTCAACCACGCCCGCGCCCAGTCGATCTGCTTAATCTGACCGGGCTGGTGCAGCAGCCGCTGGTCCGGGCGCATTCACCGGCCATTGGGATACTCGGTCAGCGCCCGTAGCCCGGCGTGGGAGCGGGCCTGCTCGTGCCCGGCCTCCGCGGCGGCGGCGTGCGCCGCGGCGCGGCGGAACAGCTCCGCCGCGGCGTCCCGCCGGCCGGCCGCGAGGAGGGTTTCGCCGTATTCCAGGTGCACCTGGGCGGCCAACTGGCGGTCGTGCAGGCCGTCGATCACCTCGATGGCCGTCCGGTGCCGGGCGATGGCGTCGGCGAACCGGCCCTGCCGGCGGTACAGGACACCGAGCGCACCGGCCGCCTCCGCCGCGGCCGGCTTGTAGCCGTTCCGCAGGTTGAGGCTGAGCGCCAGGCGCAGCATCCGCTCGGCCGGCCGGTGGCCCATCCGCATCCGGGTGGCGGCCACGTTGCCGAAGGTGTTGTACCGCTCGGCGTCGACCCCGGCGACGCCGGCGAGGAACATCGCCCTTCGGAACCAGTCGAGGCTCTCCGCGAGGTCGCCCCGCCGGGCCGCCGCCAGGCCGAGCGTGTTCAGCGGATTGGTCATGTCCTCCGGTTCGGCGCAGGCGCGGGCGTGGTCGAGCACCCGCCGGGCCGCCCGGTAACCGCCCTCGATGTCGCCGAGCAGGTACCGCAGCGTGGCGAGGTTTGCCAGACAGGTGTTGGCGGAGTTCACGTCACCGAGCCGGCTGAAGTTCTCATAGGCGGTCTGCACCAGGTCGACCGCCTTCCGCGCCCGGCCGGTGCGGAACAGACCCGATGCCAGGTAGTTCGCCATCACGGCGGTCATCCGGAGGTCGCCGTCCCGGCGTGCGGCCGCCAGGCCCAGCCGGTGCGCCTCGATCAGCTCGTCGTACTCGGCGGCCAGGTACCACATCCGCCACGCCGCGCGGGCCAGTTGCCACACGCACCGGGTGGCACCGGTCGCGTCCGCCAGTCGCACGATCGAGAGATGGTCGCACCGGTTGCGGTCGAGCCACCGGCGCTGGTCCAGCTCCCCGCCGGGCAGCAGATCCGGCCGCAGTGGCGGGTCCAGCTCCATCGTCCGCAGGCTGTACGGGGACTCCAACGGTCGGGCCACCGTCGCGGCGGCGTGCGTGGCGTGGTCGAACAGCCGCCGTAGGGCGGCCTGCCGCTCCGGTTGGTCCGCCGCGGCCAGCGTGGCGGCGTACTGCCGGATCAGGTCGTGCAGCCGGTACGTCGCGAAGTCCTGCTCCTCGACCAGGTTGACATCCGCGAGCTCGGCCAGCAGGTCCTCGGCGTCGTCGCGCGGCAGATCCGCCAGGGCTGCCGCGACCGGCGCGTCGAACCGTTCGCCGGGGTAGAGGCCGAGCAGCCGAAACAGCCGTTGCAGCGGCGTCGCCAGCTGGTTGTACGACAGCGCGAACGCCGCCGCCACGGTGCGGTCCTCGGCGGTCAACTCGGCCAGCGCGGTGTCGCCGAGGCGGTCCAGCAGGTCGGCGACCCGCCAGCGGCGGCGGCGGGACAGCCGGGCCGCGGCCAACCGTACGGCGAGCGGCAGCAGTCCACAGCGGCGCACCACCTCTCTCACCGCCACCGGCTCGGCTACGGCGCGCTCGCCGACGATCCGAATGAACAGGTCGGCCGCCTCCGCTTCGGTCAGCACCGCCAGCGGTTGCGTCCGGACGCCGTCCAGGCCGGTGAGCCGGTGCCGGCTGGTCACCAGCGTCAGGTGGTCGCCGCAGCCCGGCAGCAGCGGCAGGACCTGCGCGCTGGTGGCCGCGTTGTCGAGGACCAGCACGGTACGGCGCCGGGCCAGCTCGCTGCGCCACTGGGCGGTCCGTTGGTCGATCGGCCCGGCGATCCGGTTGGCCGCAACGCCGAGCTGCCGCAGCAGGGTACTCAGGGCCGCGCCGTGATCGACCGCCTCCCGGTCGCTGTGCCCGTGCAGGTCGATGAACAGGTGTGCGTCCGGATAGCGGTCGACCGCGAGTTCGGCGAGCCGGATCGCCAGCGTGGTCTTGCCGACGCCGGCCATGCCGTCGAAGACGTGGACCGACGGGCCGGGCGGCGCGGTGTCCACCTGGGTGCGGAACCGGTCGAGCAGGGCCGTCCGGCCGGTGAAGTCGCCGACCGCCCGGGGCAGGCAGCGGATCGGCGCGGCACCCGCGGGCACCGGCGCGGCGGGCAGCTCGCCGGCCAGCATCTGCCGGTGCAGCGCCTGCAGCTCCGGGCCCGGTTCGATGCCCAGCTCGTCAACGAGCGCCGCCCGGGTCCGCCGGTACTCGGCCAGCGCGTCGGCCCGGCGCCCGCCGGCGTACAGCGAGCGGATCAGCTGGCCGCGCAGGCGCTCCCGGGTCGGGAACCGCTCGACCAGGCGATGCAGGTCGGCCGGCGGGACCCGCTCACCGCCGACGGTGAGCTCCAACTCGACCCAGTCCTCCACCGCGGTGGCGTAGTGCTGGTCCAGTGCGGCGGCCAGCCGGTGGACCGCGGGGCTGTCGATGTCGCCGAGCGCCGGGCCGCGCCACAGGTCGAGACCCTGGCGCAGCAGGGCGGCCGCGCTGTCCGGGTCGGGTTCGGCCCGGGCGGCGGCGACCAACCGGTGGTACACCAGGGCATCCAGGTCGTCGTCGGCGACGTCGAGGCGGTAACCGGCCGGGACGGTCCGGATGTTGTCGGCGGGCAGCGCCCGACGCAGCCGGGACACGCAGGTGTGCAGCTGCGCCCGGGCGGTGGCCGGCGGCCGTTCCTGCCAGACCGCGTCGACGAGGGCGTCGACGCCGACGCCGCGGCCGGAATGCAGCAACAGCATGGCCAGCACCACCCGGTCGCGGCCGGCGGTGACCTCCGTGTCCCGGACGGCGAGTCCAC from the Solwaraspora sp. WMMD1047 genome contains:
- a CDS encoding CHAT domain-containing protein, producing the protein MTAWVEDYHSSGDPAAILDATANRDAAALWRAVRGVDLDSASASLEALFLMACSALGWLHYRRHGESADDRRHAELARALVCLDAVADDHHAVPAELHPLVGRFTDPDAQAEAAQALLAASARLPDPALLDAAILLMTPAAKASPRRDCRRGVRLSHLCLALRRRFERNGAEADLDAAVVAGEEAAEIADGRGEAAPAVWTHLAAAYRCRYRLRGRSGDLRRAVGLLERRLAVTGADVAALGELGEAYRQRYEQTGDPTHVDRAVTLTDQAVTHAGDQASPALLLNLSGALLLRYERTGARSDLRRATTLSERAVSGLPRDDPDRGAHLAVAASVLLKRHERSRSTEDIHRAVDLYEQALATLADDDRARPSLLRGLARALHQRHLTTGDSTDLDRAVTLARWVLAAISPVHPERAAVTMDLAAVHLTRHTHTGVLADLAQAIDLAKRALTPDGPPPWLSTLGEAYQQRYLVTGDITDLDQAVAIGERATTGTDIGLAARQVRLATAYWCRHRSANRERDLDRAVELAARALSGTPADHAQLPGRQALLAEMRLDRYRLAGVTGDADAAIDLSERALASVPANHPGRSRFLATTCAAHLERGVTALDPGQLRDLSARVVETLGAAPLDRTTAHHAAGSLALATGDAPLAVKLLDQAVALLPSVAPREAGWADQQHRYGRLAGLVGDAVAAHCAAGDPSGAVEVAELGRGVLLASQANTRVDLVELAEHNPRLADRFGWVCERLNTPDFPVDERRRWWADYDALLAEIRQLPRLERFLAAPRHTDLRLAVTGGRAVLVNASRHRSDAVIIQPDTPPSLVELPALRLSDVNARVSRLLDAFEGQPSPATARRRSGVVREILAWLAEVVVDPVVAALTVTEAAPCRVWWLPTGPLGLLPLHAAGTAPDLLVSSYTPSLRALRATRTRPPATQRLRLTVALPHTPGLPDLPAASREAAALGSTVLTGEQATADRVVPAIKAATWAHFACHNVLDPISQTDSGLRLFDRTLRLPEIGSLQLPEAELAYLSACSTANHGIRYADEVLHPVSAFQLAGFRHVVACLWPLDDSTALKAARAFYRGLPDSPAADDAAAVLHQVTRHLRATNPDRPDLWAPFIHSGP
- a CDS encoding BTAD domain-containing putative transcriptional regulator, whose product is MRYRILGGLAVRDTEVTAGRDRVVLAMLLLHSGRGVGVDALVDAVWQERPPATARAQLHTCVSRLRRALPADNIRTVPAGYRLDVADDDLDALVYHRLVAAARAEPDPDSAAALLRQGLDLWRGPALGDIDSPAVHRLAAALDQHYATAVEDWVELELTVGGERVPPADLHRLVERFPTRERLRGQLIRSLYAGGRRADALAEYRRTRAALVDELGIEPGPELQALHRQMLAGELPAAPVPAGAAPIRCLPRAVGDFTGRTALLDRFRTQVDTAPPGPSVHVFDGMAGVGKTTLAIRLAELAVDRYPDAHLFIDLHGHSDREAVDHGAALSTLLRQLGVAANRIAGPIDQRTAQWRSELARRRTVLVLDNAATSAQVLPLLPGCGDHLTLVTSRHRLTGLDGVRTQPLAVLTEAEAADLFIRIVGERAVAEPVAVREVVRRCGLLPLAVRLAAARLSRRRRWRVADLLDRLGDTALAELTAEDRTVAAAFALSYNQLATPLQRLFRLLGLYPGERFDAPVAAALADLPRDDAEDLLAELADVNLVEEQDFATYRLHDLIRQYAATLAAADQPERQAALRRLFDHATHAAATVARPLESPYSLRTMELDPPLRPDLLPGGELDQRRWLDRNRCDHLSIVRLADATGATRCVWQLARAAWRMWYLAAEYDELIEAHRLGLAAARRDGDLRMTAVMANYLASGLFRTGRARKAVDLVQTAYENFSRLGDVNSANTCLANLATLRYLLGDIEGGYRAARRVLDHARACAEPEDMTNPLNTLGLAAARRGDLAESLDWFRRAMFLAGVAGVDAERYNTFGNVAATRMRMGHRPAERMLRLALSLNLRNGYKPAAAEAAGALGVLYRRQGRFADAIARHRTAIEVIDGLHDRQLAAQVHLEYGETLLAAGRRDAAAELFRRAAAHAAAAEAGHEQARSHAGLRALTEYPNGR
- a CDS encoding NADP-dependent oxidoreductase, with the protein product MRAIEQDRLGGPEVLKLVEVEPPEPGPAEVLVRVHAVGVNPTDYWHRATGGLLGRPVRLGWDLSGVVEATGAGAALYRPGDEVFGVPRLPQAAGTYAEYVTAPSRHLARKPGVLSHVEAAGLGLAGLTAWQALVDVADVRPGQRVLVHAAAGGVGHLAVQVAKARGAYVIGTATAAKHTFVGGLGADEVIDYTTTDFTERLHDLDVVIDPIGGEYGPRSLRTLRPGGILVALASPAETYLEKEAARHGRRARFMIVEPDRAGLTSLAHLVAVGQLRVEVHTVLPLEQAAEAHEIGQAGRTTGKIILKP
- a CDS encoding helix-turn-helix domain-containing protein, which translates into the protein MHRVVVLALDGVYPFELSIPVRIFGTAAGPDDEPLYQVVTCSIDGGPVATSADFTVAVQHGPEAIDTADTLVLPPFVCDPVDDQDWLPEPVAAALRRLRPGTRIVSICTASYVLAAAGLLDGRPATTHWNNAEHFQRTFPDVQVDADVLFTDDGEVLTAAGVASGVDLCLHLVRRDHGSAAANRVARLCVVPPWREGGQAQFIDRPVPEPATTTTSETRQWALGQLHRPITLTEFARHARMSVRTFSRRFRAEVGMTPVQWLARQRVEHARRLLETTDLPVDRVATEAGFGTAASLRQHLTGAIGVSPTVYRQTFRTTVSTARAP
- a CDS encoding SigE family RNA polymerase sigma factor — protein: MKSDRDEQFHNFVLSHRAGLVRTATLLTAGDAHLAEDLVQSTLTKLYLAWPAFRRADNVEGYLRRTLVNAFTDERRRWWRRHERSVAELPDRPRAEPGGGGDLDDGLRAALRDLPPKMRAAVVFRYFYDLSVADTADALGCSEGTVKSQTARALDRLRAALDEFSPIGVTR